In a genomic window of Polycladomyces abyssicola:
- a CDS encoding cobyrinate a,c-diamide synthase has protein sequence MKEHRPRIVIAGTGSGVGKTTITLGLMAALRRRNMTVQGFKAGPDYIDPTYHTALTGRLSRNLDVWMMPRNRVREIFLRGSEGADLSVVEGVMGLYDGKDPLSDTGSTADIAILLQSPVVLVVDIHSMARSVAAIVMGFQQLNPEVAIRGVIVNKAGSEGHYRLAKAAIEQECGIPVLGWIPRHAELDIPERHLGLIPAVERGELQPLFERLADVIEQGVDLDTLLSLADEAPAMAWPEERLFVPVAVVEGERPVIAVARDAAFHFYYPENLELLTLAGADLLFFSPLAGETVPEEADGLMIGGGFPEEFVTELAQAEDVKDSIRRKIAAGLPTFAECGGYMYLCESIIDRQGREHPMIGVIPAKVTMRDRLTALGYREVTALSDSVLLKKGEKARGHEFHYSALTPETEDYPRAYACEGRFGTRLEGYVRGNVLAGYVHLHFASRPEMVRRWLSICREYGKRRGGV, from the coding sequence GTGAAAGAACATCGACCGAGAATCGTCATCGCCGGGACAGGTAGCGGTGTGGGTAAAACCACGATTACACTGGGGTTGATGGCGGCGCTTCGCAGAAGAAACATGACAGTCCAGGGGTTCAAAGCAGGACCGGACTACATTGATCCCACTTATCATACTGCGTTGACAGGCAGACTATCACGCAACCTGGATGTGTGGATGATGCCCCGCAACCGCGTTCGGGAAATTTTTTTACGCGGGAGTGAAGGAGCGGACCTGTCGGTCGTGGAGGGTGTGATGGGCCTTTATGACGGGAAAGATCCGCTGAGCGACACCGGCAGTACGGCCGACATCGCCATCCTTCTGCAAAGTCCGGTTGTTCTGGTCGTCGACATCCACAGCATGGCACGAAGCGTCGCGGCGATCGTGATGGGGTTCCAACAACTCAATCCCGAGGTGGCCATCCGTGGTGTCATCGTCAATAAAGCCGGCAGTGAAGGACACTACCGGTTGGCCAAAGCGGCCATCGAGCAGGAATGCGGCATTCCCGTCCTCGGATGGATTCCCCGCCATGCCGAACTGGACATTCCGGAGCGTCACCTTGGCTTGATTCCCGCCGTCGAACGTGGGGAGCTGCAACCCTTGTTTGAACGGTTGGCCGATGTGATTGAGCAAGGAGTGGATCTGGATACCTTGCTCTCTCTCGCCGATGAGGCTCCAGCGATGGCGTGGCCGGAGGAGCGCCTTTTCGTTCCTGTCGCCGTGGTCGAGGGTGAGCGCCCGGTGATCGCAGTCGCCCGCGACGCCGCCTTCCATTTTTACTACCCGGAAAATCTGGAGCTGTTGACACTCGCCGGTGCCGATCTGCTGTTTTTCAGCCCATTGGCGGGAGAGACCGTCCCGGAGGAGGCGGATGGATTGATGATCGGCGGCGGGTTTCCCGAGGAGTTTGTGACGGAGCTGGCACAGGCCGAGGACGTGAAAGACTCCATCCGCCGTAAAATCGCCGCGGGTTTGCCCACGTTTGCCGAATGCGGCGGTTACATGTATCTTTGCGAATCGATCATCGACCGTCAGGGACGTGAACATCCCATGATCGGGGTAATCCCTGCCAAGGTAACGATGCGGGATCGGTTGACGGCGTTGGGATACCGGGAAGTGACAGCATTGTCCGATTCCGTCTTGTTGAAAAAAGGGGAGAAGGCGAGAGGACACGAATTCCATTATTCTGCCCTGACGCCAGAAACGGAAGACTACCCCCGCGCATACGCTTGCGAAGGTCGGTTTGGCACCCGATTGGAGGGTTACGTCAGGGGAAACGTGTTGGCCGGGTATGTCCATCTCCATTTCGCTTCCCGTCCGGAGATGGTCCGGCGATGGTTGTCGATCTGCAGGGAATACGGCAAGCGGAGGGGCGGTGTATGA
- the cobO gene encoding cob(I)yrinic acid a,c-diamide adenosyltransferase: protein MDPGTGTLVPKTRKGLTLVYTGEGKGKTTAALGLVLRAVGRGMKTTVLQFIKSPQRTYGEQIALERLGVPIRQLGVGFTWTRTPEEHRAALETAWQTAKQTVMSGKYDLVILDEINNALAIQKFPIEDVLPLHEVLEVIEHRPSHVHLVLTGRHAHPEVICRADLVSEIHAVKHYYDEGIPAVKGIEF, encoded by the coding sequence ATGGACCCGGGGACGGGAACATTGGTACCGAAGACGCGAAAAGGTTTGACGCTGGTCTATACCGGTGAAGGAAAAGGCAAAACCACGGCCGCGCTGGGACTGGTGCTGCGGGCAGTGGGCCGGGGCATGAAAACGACGGTGTTGCAGTTTATCAAATCCCCGCAACGAACCTATGGTGAGCAAATCGCCTTGGAGCGGTTGGGGGTGCCAATCCGTCAACTGGGCGTAGGCTTTACCTGGACCCGTACGCCGGAAGAGCACCGGGCCGCCTTGGAAACCGCCTGGCAGACCGCCAAACAAACTGTCATGAGCGGCAAGTACGACTTGGTGATTCTCGATGAGATCAACAACGCACTGGCCATTCAGAAGTTTCCCATTGAGGATGTATTGCCGCTACACGAGGTGTTGGAGGTGATCGAGCATCGTCCGTCCCACGTTCATCTGGTCTTGACCGGTCGGCATGCGCACCCGGAAGTAATCTGTCGGGCCGACCTCGTGTCGGAGATTCACGCCGTCAAGCATTACTACGATGAAGGTATTCCCGCCGTCAAAGGGATTGAGTTTTAG
- a CDS encoding cobyric acid synthase yields the protein MAKAIMLQGTGSDVGKSVLCTAFCRYFFEEGYRVAPFKSQNMALNSAITADGGEIGRAQGVQAEAAGIEPTVHMNPILLKPKGDMVSEVIVHGRHYADMEADAYRGSVLEKALPAVRRSLSILSEAYEVLVIEGAGSPAEINLKDRDIANMRVAELADAPVILVGDIERGGVFASLVGTLELLDPDERARVKGFIINKFRGKRELLDPGIEWLERRTGIPVLGVVPYLETGIDPEDSLSLESLRLKMPASREFVDITVIGLPRISNFTDFLPLADAPDVRLRYVRSAKELGEPDAVILPGTKNTVEDLAWLRASGLAESIQLLRNQEVEIVGICGGYQMLGHSLHDPDGVESHPGIHPGLGMLDIRTHFISDKRTVRASGEILIEWAGGVSVSGYEIHMGRTERGTDASPVLQWSDGRMDGAVSADGSVWGTYLHGLFDNVPFTHAWINRLRRKKGLPPRSKEHLGRRADRDAMYARLSRWIREYVDMERVKQIIGL from the coding sequence ATGGCCAAGGCGATCATGTTGCAGGGTACGGGTTCCGATGTGGGCAAGAGCGTGTTGTGCACTGCCTTTTGCCGCTATTTTTTTGAGGAAGGATATCGGGTGGCGCCGTTCAAATCGCAAAATATGGCGCTCAACTCCGCCATCACTGCCGATGGAGGCGAAATCGGGCGTGCCCAAGGTGTCCAGGCAGAAGCAGCGGGGATCGAACCGACCGTCCATATGAATCCCATTCTCCTCAAACCAAAAGGGGATATGGTCTCCGAAGTGATCGTGCACGGGCGCCATTATGCCGACATGGAGGCGGACGCCTATCGCGGAAGCGTATTGGAAAAAGCGTTGCCCGCAGTACGCCGGTCCCTGTCGATTCTGTCCGAAGCATACGAGGTGCTGGTGATCGAGGGAGCGGGAAGTCCGGCGGAGATCAACCTGAAAGATCGGGACATCGCCAACATGCGGGTGGCTGAACTGGCCGATGCCCCCGTTATTCTCGTCGGGGACATCGAACGGGGTGGCGTGTTCGCTTCGTTGGTGGGCACATTGGAGCTTCTGGACCCGGATGAGCGGGCAAGGGTAAAAGGCTTTATCATCAACAAATTTCGCGGCAAACGGGAACTGCTTGATCCCGGAATTGAATGGTTGGAACGGCGGACCGGCATCCCCGTACTGGGTGTGGTACCCTATCTGGAAACCGGAATTGACCCGGAAGATTCGCTTTCACTGGAGTCGCTCCGGTTGAAAATGCCCGCATCCCGAGAGTTTGTGGACATCACCGTGATTGGCCTGCCCCGGATTTCCAATTTCACTGACTTTCTTCCGTTGGCTGACGCCCCCGACGTCCGTCTCCGTTATGTCCGATCGGCCAAAGAACTGGGCGAACCCGACGCGGTGATTCTTCCCGGCACCAAAAACACCGTTGAGGATTTGGCGTGGTTGCGTGCATCGGGGTTGGCCGAGTCCATCCAACTCCTGCGAAACCAAGAAGTGGAAATTGTCGGCATCTGTGGAGGGTATCAAATGTTGGGGCACTCCCTGCACGATCCCGATGGAGTGGAATCCCATCCCGGCATCCACCCGGGGTTGGGCATGTTGGACATCCGGACGCACTTTATTTCGGACAAACGGACGGTTCGGGCATCCGGAGAAATCCTGATCGAATGGGCCGGTGGGGTAAGCGTCTCCGGATATGAAATCCACATGGGCAGAACCGAGCGGGGAACGGATGCGAGCCCGGTGTTACAATGGTCGGACGGGCGCATGGATGGCGCGGTGTCGGCTGACGGAAGCGTATGGGGCACCTATCTGCACGGGTTGTTCGATAACGTGCCATTTACCCACGCCTGGATCAATCGTTTACGCAGGAAAAAGGGTTTGCCGCCCCGTTCCAAGGAGCATCTTGGTCGGCGCGCGGACAGGGACGCAATGTATGCCCGACTGTCCCGTTGGATTCGCGAGTATGTGGACATGGAACGGGTGAAGCAGATCATAGGGCTGTAG
- a CDS encoding MerR family transcriptional regulator: MSLHEAARRLNLNYRTVRLLLSKYLDIAPKINSVGRFELTERDFNRLRLHYMKLVLQGTWSSKPSCDVYHG; this comes from the coding sequence ATGTCTTTACACGAAGCTGCCCGCCGTCTGAACCTTAATTATCGGACTGTCCGCTTGTTGCTATCTAAATATCTTGATATTGCTCCTAAAATAAATAGTGTGGGGCGTTTTGAGCTTACAGAACGAGACTTTAACCGGCTTCGACTACATTACATGAAACTTGTACTACAGGGAACATGGAGCTCAAAACCCTCTTGTGACGTCTACCACGGCTAA
- a CDS encoding Na+/H+ antiporter NhaC family protein, with protein MSLHEEKTDKKNRTVPFSLSTVPFLVSIVGLIAALKFIKIPLYSGLMAGWLTAVVISLFHGGTFRSVVRATSQGMKSTFFVVAILLLIAGIISVWLASGTVPAMICYGIQLIHPKFLVVTAFLLATVSSMALGSSVATLSTMGIAIAGIAQVFNLSPALIGGALISGAMVGDRTSPVSGTFHLVAHMTETKAEDNYKPMWQTGIPMIVLCILLFFYLGYGKASGSLHPMSHPLLKELILHFQMPWYVLIPPILVLILAMFRVSILLNLGIGIVLGTLFAVTLQGDSWLSVLRSLWLGYDFQVNGQVLLHGGGIWPMFNEVLLIVAAGALNGVMEESGMLHTILDSLLQRIRSKSGLIGVTVLLSISMSLLACNQSLSVIVPGRTLRSTFEKLGVPLRYLVRSLADSGVVVSPLIPWNLHGILCSTAMGIPTLVYFPYAFFLWGLPIITLLLAFRPRRCPSNDVGMSN; from the coding sequence GTGAGTCTACATGAGGAGAAAACGGATAAAAAAAACCGAACCGTTCCTTTTTCTCTGTCCACCGTACCTTTTCTTGTTTCCATCGTGGGATTGATCGCTGCATTAAAATTTATAAAAATCCCTTTGTATTCTGGACTTATGGCGGGATGGCTGACAGCCGTAGTGATATCCCTCTTCCATGGAGGGACATTTAGGTCAGTGGTTCGCGCGACATCTCAAGGGATGAAGAGCACTTTTTTCGTTGTCGCCATTCTCTTGCTGATTGCTGGAATCATCTCAGTATGGCTTGCTTCTGGGACGGTCCCGGCCATGATTTGCTATGGGATACAATTGATTCACCCCAAGTTTCTTGTTGTGACCGCTTTTTTACTCGCAACGGTCTCGTCGATGGCACTAGGCTCTTCTGTAGCGACCCTATCCACCATGGGAATTGCTATTGCAGGGATAGCACAAGTTTTTAATCTATCCCCCGCACTCATCGGAGGTGCACTCATCTCCGGTGCGATGGTTGGAGATCGCACATCACCCGTTTCAGGAACATTTCACTTGGTTGCCCATATGACAGAAACCAAAGCGGAAGATAATTACAAACCAATGTGGCAGACGGGAATACCGATGATCGTCCTATGTATCCTTCTCTTCTTTTACCTTGGGTATGGCAAAGCTTCCGGGAGTCTTCATCCCATGAGCCATCCCTTACTGAAAGAATTAATCCTACATTTTCAAATGCCCTGGTACGTGTTGATCCCTCCTATTCTAGTGCTCATACTGGCCATGTTTCGTGTTTCTATTCTGCTGAACCTCGGGATCGGCATCGTATTGGGGACCCTCTTCGCCGTCACGCTGCAAGGAGATTCATGGCTCTCGGTTTTACGTTCTCTGTGGCTCGGTTATGATTTTCAAGTGAATGGACAAGTATTGCTCCACGGCGGAGGTATCTGGCCGATGTTCAACGAGGTTTTACTGATTGTCGCGGCGGGGGCTTTAAACGGGGTCATGGAGGAAAGTGGTATGTTACATACGATCCTTGATTCGTTACTGCAGCGCATCCGCTCGAAAAGCGGATTGATCGGCGTGACTGTCTTACTAAGTATCTCTATGTCATTACTGGCATGCAATCAGTCATTATCCGTGATTGTGCCGGGACGAACTCTTCGTTCCACATTTGAGAAGCTGGGAGTTCCTCTTCGTTATTTGGTGAGAAGTTTAGCAGACTCGGGTGTCGTCGTTTCGCCGCTGATCCCTTGGAATTTACATGGCATCCTCTGTTCTACGGCTATGGGTATACCAACACTCGTTTACTTCCCGTATGCTTTCTTTTTGTGGGGATTGCCCATCATAACCCTTCTGCTCGCCTTTCGGCCAAGAAGGTGTCCTTCAAATGATGTCGGAATGAGCAATTGA